GGCTAAAGCCGGTACAACGCAGAAAAAACTTGAAAAGATGCAGGCGCAGGCTGAGAAGAATATGGCAGGCTCGCAGCAGAAGATCAGGCAGGCCATGAGATCTGCAGAACTGGATGCGATCCGGGATGTCAAGGAAACCTCTGAACTCATGGAAGCCTGGGGAACCGAGCCAGGACAATTGACTCAGCTCCCTGCAGAGCAGAGGCTAGAACTCGCCCAGAAACTTGCCGGAAAGGATAAGCTCAAAAAGCTGGCCGGGATGCTGGGACGGTTCAGGCGCATGGCTATCCACAGCCAGAAGACCAAGATCAATCACGGCCTGGATGAGGTTCATGATATGGAAACAGGCAGTGACCTGGAGAAAGTGTTACCCTCGGAACTGGTGAACCTGCGCCATCCGCTGCTAAAGAAACAGTTCCAGCGCAAGTTCACAGAAGGCCAGTTACTGCAGTACCAGCTTAGAGGCAGGGAGAAAGCAGGGAAGGGTCCGATCGTATGTTGCGTGGATAGTTCGGGCTCAATGGGTGGAGATAACGAACTCTGGGCTAAGGCAGTTGCTCTAGCACTGCTGGAGATCGCACAGATGCAGAAACGGGCATTTGCCGTAATCTTCTTCGGATCAGAATCTGACCCGCTGGAGATCATTGAGGTCCATAAGGGTGAGCAGAACATCATAGATAAGGTCATCCAGATTGCAGAATATTTCTTAAACGGCGGGACGGATTTTGAGAAACCGCTCAATGCTGCTATAGAGCTGATTGAGAAAACTGAGTTTAAGAAGGCAGATATCGTGTTTGTCACTGACGGTCATTGTGGCGTATCTGATGAATGGCTCCAGGAGTTTGTGAGGCGCAAGGCAGAGAAGGAAACCAGGATACACTCTGTTCTTGTTGAGATGGTGCAAAGCAATGAGACCGTGGACAGTTTCAGTGACCAGGTATCCACGGTTATGGATCTGACTGTGGACAGCGCAGTTGAGATCTTCCAGGGAGTATGAGTGTTGTCAACGACCGACCGGATTGGAAATGGCATCAGGGCTGATGCTCTATAGTTATACTCTGATGGTATTATTCATATTTTTCAAAAAGATTTGGCAAGGATTTTTTGAGTGAATTGAATCGCTTGTCACATCCATTTTCGATGGGTTCATCAACATTTTTTAAACAATTAATACCAATCTCTAACATGTCAACAACTTTCCGTAAATGTTTAAAATAATGATCTTCACCGAAAGTATTTTTCATTGTAGGTTTTGCTAGAATACCATAATCAAAGTATACACGGTCCGACTTTAA
The Methanosarcinales archaeon genome window above contains:
- a CDS encoding VWA domain-containing protein — protein: MMQRSILSQAIPQETQVVEHDAFDKDTFLSMKDNAQALLDAQEKGTRELNTFPPLMQDMFNSLYKYSPKVREPNQLKSSHRFNHSLVNKATETDQYNHLRQYTKLDEVNSALATVTIANKLTETIKTELKEQAEEANKLAQQEVTCQNACDKADSLLDIAKKARGTPQAKDLQDKANQAQAKAGTTQKKLEKMQAQAEKNMAGSQQKIRQAMRSAELDAIRDVKETSELMEAWGTEPGQLTQLPAEQRLELAQKLAGKDKLKKLAGMLGRFRRMAIHSQKTKINHGLDEVHDMETGSDLEKVLPSELVNLRHPLLKKQFQRKFTEGQLLQYQLRGREKAGKGPIVCCVDSSGSMGGDNELWAKAVALALLEIAQMQKRAFAVIFFGSESDPLEIIEVHKGEQNIIDKVIQIAEYFLNGGTDFEKPLNAAIELIEKTEFKKADIVFVTDGHCGVSDEWLQEFVRRKAEKETRIHSVLVEMVQSNETVDSFSDQVSTVMDLTVDSAVEIFQGV